From Klebsiella electrica, the proteins below share one genomic window:
- a CDS encoding YacC family pilotin-like protein translates to MKTLFRTIVLGSLLALSANSYALSESEAEDMADLTAVFVFLKNDCGYQNLPNTQIRRALVFFAQQNQWDLSNYDSFNMKALGEDSYRDLSGIKIPTTKKCKALARDSLSLLAYVK, encoded by the coding sequence ATGAAGACGCTTTTCAGAACAATAGTGCTCGGCAGCCTGCTTGCTCTATCCGCCAATAGCTATGCGTTAAGTGAGTCCGAAGCGGAAGATATGGCTGATTTAACGGCGGTATTTGTCTTTCTGAAAAACGACTGCGGTTACCAGAATCTGCCGAATACCCAAATTCGTCGCGCGCTGGTCTTTTTTGCTCAACAGAACCAATGGGATCTGAGCAACTACGACAGTTTCAATATGAAGGCGCTCGGTGAAGACAGCTACCGCGACCTCAGCGGTATCAAAATCCCCACGACGAAAAAATGCAAGGCGTTGGCCCGCGATTCGCTGAGCCTGCTCGCTTACGTGAAATAG
- the speE gene encoding polyamine aminopropyltransferase, which produces MADNNLWHETLHDHFGQYFAVDKVLYHEKTDHQDLIIFENAAFGRVMALDGVVQTSERDEFIYHEMMTHVPLMAHGKAKHVLIIGGGDGAMLREVSRHSTIETITMVEIDAGVVSFCRQYLPNHNAGAYDDPRFTLVIDDGVNFVNQTTQTFDVIISDCTDPIGPGESLFTSAFYEGCKRCLNPGGIFVAQNGVCFLQQDETIDSHRKLGHYFSDVSFYQAAIPTYYGGIMTFAWATDNAALRDLSNEIIQARFHKANLKCRYYNPAIHKAAFALPQYLQDALSASDPQ; this is translated from the coding sequence GTGGCTGATAACAATCTGTGGCATGAAACGCTGCACGACCATTTTGGTCAGTATTTTGCGGTTGATAAGGTGCTGTATCACGAAAAGACCGATCACCAGGATTTGATCATTTTTGAGAATGCAGCCTTTGGCCGCGTGATGGCGCTGGACGGGGTGGTACAAACCAGCGAACGCGATGAGTTTATCTATCATGAGATGATGACCCATGTCCCGCTGATGGCCCACGGCAAGGCGAAACATGTGCTGATCATCGGCGGCGGTGACGGCGCGATGCTGCGAGAAGTGTCTCGTCACAGCACCATCGAAACCATCACCATGGTCGAAATCGACGCTGGCGTGGTCTCATTCTGCCGCCAGTATCTGCCAAATCATAACGCGGGCGCTTATGACGATCCGCGCTTTACGCTGGTGATTGACGATGGCGTCAATTTTGTTAACCAGACCACGCAAACGTTTGATGTGATAATCTCCGACTGCACCGACCCTATCGGTCCCGGCGAGAGCCTGTTCACCTCGGCCTTTTACGAAGGCTGCAAGCGCTGCCTGAACCCCGGCGGCATTTTTGTCGCCCAGAACGGCGTCTGCTTCCTGCAACAGGATGAAACGATCGACAGCCACCGCAAACTCGGCCACTATTTCAGCGATGTCAGCTTCTATCAGGCCGCGATTCCGACCTACTATGGCGGCATTATGACCTTCGCGTGGGCGACCGATAATGCTGCCCTGCGCGACCTGTCCAATGAAATTATCCAGGCGCGTTTTCACAAAGCGAACCTGAAGTGCCGTTACTATAATCCGGCCATTCACAAGGCGGCCTTTGCCCTACCGCAATATTTACAGGATGCGCTGTCCGCCAGCGATCCTCAGTAA
- the speD gene encoding adenosylmethionine decarboxylase has product MKKLKLHGFNNLTKSLSFCIYDICYAKTAEERDGYIAYIDELYNANRLTEILSETCSIIGANILNIARQDYEPQGASVTILVSEEPVDPQLIDQTERPGPLPEAVVAHLDKSHICVHTYPESHPEGGLCTFRADIEVSTCGVISPLNALNYLIHQLESDIVTIDYRVRGFTRDINGMKHFIDHEINSIQNFMSEDIKALYDMVDVNVYQENIFHTKMLLKEFDLKHYMFHTRPEDLSAEERKSITSLLWKEMREIYYARNIPYI; this is encoded by the coding sequence TTGAAAAAACTGAAGCTGCACGGCTTTAACAACCTGACCAAGAGCCTGAGTTTTTGTATTTACGATATCTGCTACGCCAAAACGGCAGAGGAGCGCGATGGCTACATCGCCTATATAGATGAACTCTATAACGCCAACCGTCTGACCGAGATTTTGTCAGAGACCTGCTCGATCATCGGTGCCAACATTCTGAACATTGCCCGCCAGGATTATGAACCTCAGGGGGCCAGCGTCACGATTCTGGTCAGTGAAGAACCGGTTGATCCGCAGCTTATCGACCAGACCGAACGCCCGGGCCCGCTCCCGGAAGCCGTCGTCGCCCATCTCGACAAGAGCCATATTTGCGTGCACACCTACCCGGAAAGCCATCCCGAGGGCGGGCTGTGCACCTTCCGTGCTGATATCGAAGTCTCCACCTGTGGGGTTATTTCACCGCTTAATGCGTTGAATTATCTCATCCATCAGCTGGAATCTGACATTGTCACTATTGATTATCGCGTCCGCGGTTTTACCCGTGATATCAATGGCATGAAGCACTTTATTGACCATGAAATCAATTCCATTCAGAACTTTATGTCCGAGGACATCAAAGCGCTGTATGACATGGTAGACGTCAACGTCTACCAGGAAAATATCTTCCACACCAAAATGCTGCTGAAAGAGTTCGATCTGAAGCACTACATGTTCCACACCAGGCCCGAAGACCTCAGCGCAGAAGAGCGCAAGTCCATCACCAGTCTACTGTGGAAAGAGATGCGAGAAATTTACTACGCCCGCAACATTCCGTATATCTGA
- a CDS encoding DeoR/GlpR family DNA-binding transcription regulator: MKSQNRLDQILDYLKGHNLVTVEQLVTAIDASPATIRRDLIKLDEQGVINRSHGGVALNRFIPAQPTTNEKQLLHPQEKSAIALLALSMIKAGDSVVLDAGTTMLELARNLTSLPLRVITSDLRIALFLSEFKQIEVTIIGGRIDDSSQSCIGDHGRKLLRGIYPDIAFISCNSWSLEKGITTPTEEKAGLKQDLALNASRRVLLADSSKYGSWSLFCVTPLASLTDIVTDRGLATQAQEALANLPCRLHLA; the protein is encoded by the coding sequence ATGAAGTCACAAAATCGCTTAGACCAGATTCTGGACTATCTGAAAGGCCATAATCTGGTCACCGTTGAACAACTGGTTACCGCTATTGACGCTTCGCCCGCGACCATACGTCGCGATCTGATTAAGCTGGATGAGCAGGGCGTGATTAATCGCAGCCACGGCGGCGTGGCGCTTAACCGCTTTATCCCGGCCCAGCCGACGACCAATGAAAAGCAGCTGCTGCATCCCCAGGAAAAGAGCGCGATTGCCCTACTGGCCCTGTCGATGATTAAAGCCGGCGATTCGGTCGTGCTGGATGCCGGGACGACGATGCTGGAGCTGGCGCGTAACCTGACTTCGCTGCCGCTGCGCGTAATTACCTCCGATTTACGCATCGCCCTGTTTCTCTCGGAGTTTAAGCAGATCGAGGTGACCATCATCGGCGGTCGCATCGATGACAGCAGCCAGTCATGCATTGGCGATCACGGTCGTAAACTGCTGCGCGGTATCTACCCGGATATCGCATTTATTAGCTGTAATTCATGGAGTCTGGAGAAGGGGATTACCACGCCGACGGAAGAGAAGGCGGGGCTCAAGCAGGATCTGGCGCTGAATGCGAGCCGCCGGGTGCTGTTAGCGGACAGCAGCAAATATGGCTCCTGGTCGCTGTTTTGCGTCACCCCGCTTGCCAGTCTGACGGATATCGTCACCGATCGCGGCCTGGCGACCCAGGCGCAGGAGGCGCTCGCCAACCTGCCTTGCCGGCTTCACCTGGCATAA
- a CDS encoding D-threonate 4-phosphate dehydrogenase, which produces MHFILLRSCIVTNNVIAVTMGDPAGIGPEIIIKSLAEGALSGTPAVVVGCLQTLQRLQASGVTPPVELRPIKQVSQARFAPGIVNVIDEPLKDPARLIPGKVQAQAGDLAYRCVKRATEMALAGEVSAIATAPLNKEALHLAGHMYPGHTELLARLTDSRDYAMVLYTDKLKVIHVSTHIALRKFLDTLNDERIKTVISLADTFLRRVGVSSPRIAVAGVNPHAGENGLFGDEEINIVGPAIAQMQQQGVAVYGPCPPDTVFLQAWEGQYDMVVAMYHDQGHIPLKLLGFYDGVNITAGLPFIRTSADHGTAFDIAWTGKAKSESMAISIQLAAQLA; this is translated from the coding sequence ATGCACTTTATTTTATTGAGGAGCTGTATAGTGACAAATAACGTAATTGCCGTCACGATGGGCGACCCGGCAGGCATCGGGCCCGAAATCATTATCAAATCTCTGGCCGAAGGCGCGCTTTCCGGCACGCCGGCAGTGGTGGTGGGATGTTTACAGACGCTACAGCGTCTGCAGGCGTCCGGCGTCACGCCGCCCGTAGAATTACGTCCGATCAAGCAGGTTTCCCAGGCGCGCTTTGCGCCGGGGATCGTTAACGTCATTGACGAACCGCTGAAAGACCCGGCCAGGCTTATACCGGGAAAGGTGCAGGCTCAGGCTGGCGATCTGGCGTACCGCTGCGTTAAGCGGGCCACCGAAATGGCGCTGGCGGGAGAGGTTTCCGCCATTGCGACCGCGCCGCTGAATAAAGAGGCGCTTCATCTGGCGGGGCACATGTATCCGGGCCATACTGAACTGCTGGCCCGCCTGACGGACAGCCGTGATTATGCGATGGTGCTGTATACCGACAAGCTGAAGGTCATACACGTTTCGACGCATATTGCGCTGCGTAAGTTCCTCGATACGCTGAACGACGAGCGTATTAAAACGGTTATCTCGCTTGCCGACACTTTCTTACGGCGCGTGGGGGTCAGTTCCCCGCGTATCGCGGTCGCCGGCGTTAATCCTCATGCTGGTGAAAACGGTCTTTTTGGCGATGAGGAGATCAACATTGTCGGCCCGGCGATTGCGCAGATGCAGCAGCAGGGCGTGGCCGTTTATGGCCCTTGCCCGCCGGATACCGTCTTTCTGCAGGCCTGGGAAGGGCAGTACGATATGGTGGTGGCGATGTATCACGACCAGGGGCATATTCCGTTGAAGCTGCTTGGCTTCTATGATGGCGTTAATATCACCGCCGGGCTGCCGTTTATCCGCACCTCAGCGGATCATGGCACCGCGTTTGATATTGCCTGGACAGGTAAAGCTAAGTCTGAGAGCATGGCGATTTCTATCCAGCTAGCCGCTCAGCTTGCTTAA
- the dtnK gene encoding D-threonate kinase: MKMIVIADDFTGANDTGVQLAKKGARTEVMFNERQQASRQADVLVINTESRALEPAQAAEKVGAVVAPWFCERDNPPLVYKKIDSTFRGNVGAEVEAAMQASGARLAIVAAAIPAAGRVTRNGQCLVHGVPLVETEFASDPKTPIISSHIKTLLELQTTCPVYELDLATVRGGGSGAELQRIGESDGGIVVVDAENDGDLALLAQAVAGLNQRYLLVGAAGFANALPAECYLSSRLQLPVLVVAGSMSEATRQQIVFAAKERALGIVDIDVEALLQTDSDSIKEKIVRQASAILRDRQHCVLRTCRDADARGMIETLCERYQLSRQQLGDCISSALGGITLAVINRAQIGGLFLTGGDIAIAVARALGAEGYRIASEVAPCVPCGTLVNSEIDDLPVITKAGGFGGEATLRDALYFIEELYSDK, translated from the coding sequence ATGAAGATGATTGTTATCGCAGATGATTTTACCGGAGCAAATGATACAGGAGTCCAGCTGGCCAAAAAGGGCGCGCGTACTGAGGTCATGTTCAATGAGCGGCAGCAAGCGTCACGTCAGGCTGATGTGCTGGTGATAAATACCGAAAGCAGGGCGTTGGAGCCGGCTCAGGCGGCAGAGAAGGTGGGCGCGGTCGTCGCGCCCTGGTTTTGCGAGCGGGACAATCCACCGCTGGTATACAAAAAGATAGATTCGACGTTCCGCGGTAACGTCGGCGCGGAGGTCGAGGCGGCAATGCAGGCCAGTGGTGCCAGGCTGGCCATCGTGGCGGCAGCGATTCCCGCGGCGGGCCGGGTGACGAGGAACGGGCAGTGTCTGGTGCATGGCGTACCGCTCGTCGAAACAGAATTTGCCAGCGATCCCAAAACACCGATTATCTCTTCCCATATCAAGACATTGCTTGAATTACAGACCACCTGTCCGGTTTATGAGCTGGATCTGGCGACGGTACGTGGCGGTGGCTCAGGCGCCGAACTCCAGCGTATCGGCGAGAGCGACGGCGGGATTGTGGTCGTTGATGCCGAAAACGATGGCGATTTGGCTCTGCTGGCGCAGGCGGTGGCCGGGCTTAACCAGCGTTACTTACTCGTTGGCGCGGCGGGTTTTGCTAACGCGCTGCCGGCAGAGTGTTACCTCAGTTCACGGCTGCAGCTGCCGGTGCTGGTGGTTGCCGGTTCGATGAGTGAGGCAACCCGGCAGCAGATTGTGTTTGCGGCGAAAGAGAGGGCGCTGGGGATTGTCGATATTGATGTTGAGGCGCTGCTACAAACGGACAGCGATAGCATAAAGGAAAAGATAGTCCGCCAGGCCAGCGCTATTTTGCGCGACCGTCAGCATTGTGTGCTGAGAACCTGCCGCGACGCCGATGCGCGCGGGATGATTGAGACGCTGTGCGAACGCTACCAGCTTTCACGCCAGCAGCTAGGAGACTGCATTAGCTCAGCACTAGGCGGTATTACGCTCGCCGTCATCAACCGGGCGCAAATCGGAGGGCTGTTCCTCACGGGCGGAGATATTGCCATCGCCGTGGCGAGAGCGCTCGGGGCTGAAGGTTATCGTATCGCCAGCGAAGTGGCGCCCTGCGTGCCCTGCGGAACGCTGGTGAACAGCGAAATTGACGATCTACCGGTGATCACCAAAGCCGGTGGATTTGGCGGCGAAGCCACGCTTCGGGATGCACTTTATTTTATTGAGGAGCTGTATAGTGACAAATAA
- a CDS encoding 2-keto-3-deoxygluconate permease: protein MKIKATIEKIPGGMMVVPLVLGAMLNTFAPEALQVGGFTTALFKNGAAPLIGAFLLCMGAGIHIKAAPKSLLIGGGITFTKFVVAVALGFTVETFFGVDGLWGLSSVAIIAAMSNTNGGLYAALAGEFGSENEVGATPLMSLSDGPILTMIALGAAGMANIPLMSIVVVLIPMLIGMLLGNLDVQMREFLTKGGPLLIPFFAFALGAGIDLSMLLKGGLAGILLGVLTTLVGGFFNIKVDRLLGGTGIAGAAASSTAGNAVATPMAIAQADPALGEIVAVATPLVATSVIVTALLTPALTSWVAKRNQQQAKVVLGEKP, encoded by the coding sequence GTGAAAATTAAAGCGACAATAGAAAAAATCCCGGGAGGGATGATGGTCGTCCCGCTTGTGCTGGGGGCTATGCTCAATACTTTCGCCCCCGAGGCGCTGCAGGTAGGGGGCTTTACCACGGCATTATTTAAGAACGGCGCCGCGCCGCTTATCGGGGCGTTTTTACTCTGCATGGGGGCGGGTATCCATATAAAAGCCGCCCCTAAATCTCTGTTGATTGGCGGCGGTATTACCTTCACTAAATTTGTTGTGGCGGTGGCGCTTGGATTTACCGTCGAGACGTTTTTTGGCGTCGACGGTCTGTGGGGGCTCTCCTCCGTCGCCATTATTGCCGCGATGAGCAACACGAATGGCGGCCTGTATGCCGCACTGGCCGGCGAGTTTGGCAGCGAGAATGAGGTGGGGGCTACGCCGCTGATGTCGCTGAGCGATGGCCCGATACTGACGATGATCGCTCTGGGCGCGGCGGGTATGGCTAATATTCCGCTGATGTCGATCGTGGTGGTGCTGATCCCCATGCTTATCGGCATGCTGCTCGGCAATCTGGATGTGCAGATGCGTGAATTCCTCACGAAAGGCGGCCCGCTGCTGATCCCGTTCTTTGCTTTTGCGCTAGGCGCCGGAATCGACCTGTCCATGCTGCTGAAGGGCGGGCTTGCCGGGATCCTGCTGGGCGTGCTGACCACTCTGGTAGGCGGTTTCTTCAATATTAAAGTCGATCGTCTGCTGGGCGGCACTGGTATTGCCGGTGCAGCGGCTTCCAGCACCGCGGGTAACGCCGTTGCCACGCCGATGGCCATTGCCCAGGCGGATCCCGCGCTGGGCGAGATCGTGGCGGTGGCAACGCCGCTGGTGGCCACGTCGGTGATTGTGACCGCCCTCTTAACGCCAGCGCTGACGTCGTGGGTGGCGAAACGTAACCAGCAGCAGGCGAAGGTAGTCCTCGGGGAGAAACCATAA
- the yacL gene encoding protein YacL: MDYEFLRDITGVVKVRMSMGHEVVGHWFNEEVKDNLALLDEVEQAARTVQGSERSWQRAGHEYTLWLDGEEVMIRANQLEISGDEIEEGMSYYDEESLSLCGVEDFLQVVAAYRRFLQDC; encoded by the coding sequence ATGGATTACGAATTTCTGCGCGATATTACCGGAGTGGTAAAGGTGCGAATGTCGATGGGCCACGAGGTGGTAGGGCACTGGTTTAACGAAGAGGTGAAAGATAACCTCGCCCTACTGGACGAAGTGGAACAGGCCGCGCGTACCGTACAAGGCAGCGAGCGTTCCTGGCAGCGTGCCGGACATGAATACACGCTATGGCTGGATGGCGAAGAGGTGATGATTCGCGCTAACCAGCTGGAGATTTCAGGTGATGAAATAGAAGAGGGCATGAGCTACTACGACGAAGAAAGCCTCTCTTTGTGCGGCGTTGAGGATTTTTTACAGGTCGTTGCCGCCTACCGTCGCTTCTTACAAGACTGCTAA
- the acnB gene encoding bifunctional aconitate hydratase 2/2-methylisocitrate dehydratase encodes MLEEYRKHVAERAAVGIVAKPLDATQMAALVELLKNPPAGEEEFLLDLLINRVPPGVDEAAYVKAGFLAAVAKGEATSPLVTPEKAVELLGTMQGGYNIHPLIDALDEAKLAPIAAKALSHTLLMFDNFYDVEEKAKAGNEYAKQVMKSWADAEWFLNRPPLAEKITVTVFKVTGETNTDDLSPAPDAWSRPDIPLHALAMLKNAREGIEPDQPGSVGPIKQIEALQQKGFPLAYVGDVVGTGSSRKSATNSVLWFMGDDIPNVPNKRGGGLCLGGKIAPIFFNTMEDAGALPIEVDVNNLNMGDVIDVYPFKGEVRNHETNELLASFGLKTDVLVDEVRAGGRIPLIIGRGLTTKAREALGLPHSDVFRQAKDVAESSRGYSLAQKMVGRACGVAGIRPGAYCEPKMTSVGSQDTTGPMTRDELKDLACLGFSADLVMQSFCHTAAYPKPVDVTTHHTLPDFIMNRGGVSLRPGDGVIHSWLNRMLLPDTVGTGGDSHTRFPIGISFPAGSGLVAFAAATGVMPLDMPESVLVRFKGKMQPGITLRDLVHAIPLYAIKQGLLTVEKKGKKNIFSGRILEIEGLPDLKVEQAFELTDASAERSAAGCTIKLNQEPIVEYLNSNIVLLKWMIAEGYGDRRTLERRIQGMEKWLADPQLLEADADAEYAAVIDIDLADIKEPILCAPNDPDDARLLSDVQGEKIDEVFIGSCMTNIGHFRAAGKLLDSHKGQLPTRLWVAPPTRMDAAQLTEEGYYSVFGKSGARIEIPGCSLCMGNQARVADGATVVSTSTRNFPNRLGTGANVYLASAELAAVASLLGKLPTPEEYQTFVAQVDETAADTYRYLNFNQLEQYTDKADGVIFQTAV; translated from the coding sequence GTGCTAGAAGAATACCGTAAGCACGTAGCTGAGCGTGCAGCCGTTGGGATTGTTGCCAAACCCTTAGATGCAACCCAAATGGCCGCGCTGGTAGAACTGCTGAAGAACCCGCCTGCGGGTGAAGAAGAATTCCTGTTAGACCTGTTAATCAACCGTGTACCGCCGGGCGTCGACGAAGCCGCCTATGTTAAAGCCGGATTCCTTGCCGCTGTCGCCAAAGGCGAAGCAACCTCCCCACTGGTTACCCCTGAAAAAGCCGTTGAACTGCTGGGCACCATGCAGGGCGGTTACAACATTCACCCGCTGATTGATGCGCTGGACGAGGCTAAACTGGCGCCGATCGCCGCCAAAGCGCTGTCCCATACCCTGCTGATGTTCGATAACTTCTACGACGTCGAAGAGAAAGCCAAAGCGGGTAACGAGTACGCTAAACAGGTGATGAAATCGTGGGCTGACGCCGAGTGGTTCCTGAACCGTCCGCCGCTGGCTGAGAAAATCACCGTCACCGTCTTCAAAGTGACCGGCGAAACCAACACCGATGATCTCTCTCCGGCGCCGGATGCCTGGTCCCGCCCGGATATCCCGCTGCACGCGCTGGCGATGCTGAAAAATGCCCGCGAAGGTATCGAACCGGATCAGCCGGGTTCCGTAGGCCCGATCAAGCAAATTGAAGCGCTTCAGCAAAAAGGTTTCCCGCTGGCCTACGTCGGTGACGTGGTGGGTACCGGTTCTTCGCGTAAATCCGCCACCAACTCGGTGCTGTGGTTTATGGGCGACGATATTCCGAACGTGCCGAACAAGCGCGGCGGCGGCCTGTGCCTGGGCGGCAAAATCGCACCGATTTTCTTCAATACCATGGAAGATGCGGGCGCGCTGCCAATTGAAGTGGACGTGAACAACCTGAATATGGGCGACGTGATTGACGTTTACCCGTTCAAAGGCGAAGTGCGTAACCACGAAACCAACGAACTGCTGGCAAGCTTCGGGCTGAAAACCGATGTGCTGGTAGATGAAGTCCGCGCCGGCGGTCGTATTCCGCTGATCATCGGTCGCGGCCTGACCACCAAAGCGCGTGAAGCGCTGGGTCTGCCGCACAGCGACGTCTTCCGTCAGGCAAAAGACGTGGCAGAAAGCAGCCGTGGTTACTCGCTGGCGCAGAAAATGGTCGGCCGTGCGTGCGGCGTAGCCGGTATCCGTCCGGGCGCTTACTGCGAACCGAAGATGACTTCCGTGGGCTCCCAGGACACCACCGGTCCGATGACCCGTGATGAACTGAAAGACCTGGCGTGCCTTGGTTTCTCCGCCGACCTGGTGATGCAGTCCTTCTGTCACACTGCGGCCTATCCGAAGCCGGTTGACGTCACCACTCACCATACGCTGCCAGACTTCATTATGAACCGTGGCGGTGTTTCCCTGCGTCCGGGCGATGGCGTTATCCACTCGTGGCTGAACCGTATGCTGTTGCCGGATACCGTCGGTACCGGCGGTGACTCCCATACCCGTTTCCCGATTGGTATCTCTTTCCCGGCGGGCTCTGGTCTGGTGGCGTTTGCCGCCGCGACCGGCGTGATGCCGCTGGATATGCCGGAATCCGTGCTGGTTCGCTTCAAAGGCAAGATGCAGCCGGGGATCACCCTGCGCGATCTGGTCCATGCGATCCCGCTGTACGCGATTAAGCAGGGGCTGCTGACCGTTGAGAAGAAAGGGAAGAAAAACATCTTCTCTGGCCGCATCCTGGAAATCGAAGGTCTGCCGGATTTGAAGGTGGAGCAGGCGTTTGAGCTGACCGATGCTTCCGCAGAACGTTCTGCTGCCGGCTGTACCATTAAGCTGAATCAGGAGCCGATCGTTGAGTATCTCAACTCCAACATCGTCCTGCTGAAGTGGATGATTGCAGAAGGCTACGGCGATCGTCGTACCCTGGAACGTCGTATCCAGGGGATGGAAAAATGGCTGGCGGATCCGCAGTTGCTGGAAGCCGACGCTGACGCGGAATACGCGGCGGTGATCGACATCGATCTGGCGGATATCAAAGAGCCTATTCTGTGTGCGCCGAACGATCCGGACGATGCGCGTCTGCTGTCCGACGTGCAGGGTGAGAAGATCGATGAAGTGTTCATCGGTTCCTGCATGACCAACATCGGTCACTTCCGTGCGGCGGGTAAACTGCTGGACAGCCATAAAGGCCAGCTGCCGACTCGTCTGTGGGTGGCTCCGCCAACCCGTATGGATGCGGCGCAGCTGACGGAAGAAGGCTACTACAGCGTGTTTGGTAAGAGCGGTGCGCGTATCGAAATCCCTGGCTGTTCCCTGTGTATGGGTAACCAGGCGCGCGTGGCGGACGGTGCGACGGTGGTGTCCACTTCGACCCGTAACTTCCCGAACCGTTTAGGGACCGGCGCTAACGTTTATCTGGCCTCTGCGGAACTGGCTGCGGTCGCTTCTCTGCTCGGCAAACTGCCGACGCCGGAAGAGTACCAGACCTTCGTCGCGCAGGTGGATGAGACCGCGGCGGACACCTATCGCTACCTGAACTTCAACCAGCTGGAACAGTATACCGATAAAGCTGATGGGGTTATTTTCCAGACGGCGGTCTAA
- the lpdA gene encoding dihydrolipoyl dehydrogenase, with protein sequence MSTEIKTQVVVLGAGPAGYSAAFRCADLGLETVIVERYSTLGGVCLNVGCIPSKALLHVAKVIEEAKALAEHGIVFGEPKTDIDKIRTWKEKVITQLTGGLAGMAKGRKVKVVNGLGKFTGANTLEVEGENGKTVINFDNAIIAAGSRPIQLPFIPHEDPRVWDSTDALELKSVPKRMLVMGGGIIGLEMGTVYHALGSEIDVVEMFDQVIPAADKDVVKVFTKRISKKFNLMLETKVTAVEAKEDGIYVSMEGKKAPAEAQRYDAVLVAIGRVPNGKNLDAGKAGVEVDERGFIRVDKQLRTNVPHIFAIGDIVGQPMLAHKGVHEGHVAAEVISGLKHYFDPKVIPSIAYTEPEVAWVGLTEKEAKEKGISYETATFPWAASGRAIASDCADGMTKLIFDKESHRVIGGAIVGTNGGELLGEIGLAIEMGCDAEDIALTIHAHPTLHESVGLAAEVFEGSITDLPNPKAKKK encoded by the coding sequence ATGAGTACTGAAATTAAAACTCAGGTCGTGGTACTTGGGGCAGGTCCTGCAGGCTATTCTGCTGCCTTCCGTTGCGCTGATTTAGGTCTGGAGACCGTCATCGTAGAACGTTACAGCACCCTCGGCGGTGTTTGCCTGAACGTCGGCTGTATCCCTTCTAAAGCGCTGCTGCACGTTGCTAAAGTTATCGAAGAAGCGAAAGCGCTGGCCGAGCACGGCATCGTTTTCGGCGAACCGAAAACCGACATTGACAAGATCCGCACCTGGAAAGAAAAAGTCATCACTCAGCTGACCGGTGGTCTGGCTGGCATGGCCAAAGGTCGTAAAGTGAAGGTGGTTAACGGCCTGGGTAAATTCACCGGTGCTAACACCCTGGAAGTGGAAGGCGAGAACGGTAAGACCGTGATTAACTTCGACAATGCGATCATCGCGGCGGGTTCCCGTCCGATTCAGCTGCCGTTCATTCCGCACGAAGATCCGCGCGTATGGGATTCCACCGATGCGCTGGAGCTGAAATCCGTACCGAAGCGTATGCTGGTTATGGGTGGCGGTATCATCGGTCTGGAAATGGGTACCGTGTACCATGCGCTGGGTTCAGAGATCGATGTGGTTGAGATGTTCGACCAGGTTATCCCGGCTGCCGACAAAGACGTGGTGAAAGTCTTCACCAAACGCATCAGCAAGAAATTCAACCTGATGCTGGAAACCAAAGTGACTGCCGTTGAAGCAAAAGAAGACGGTATCTATGTTTCCATGGAAGGCAAAAAAGCCCCGGCGGAAGCGCAGCGTTATGACGCGGTGCTGGTGGCTATCGGCCGCGTACCGAACGGTAAAAACCTCGACGCAGGCAAAGCGGGCGTTGAAGTTGACGAGCGCGGCTTTATCCGCGTTGACAAGCAGCTGCGTACCAACGTGCCGCACATCTTCGCTATCGGCGATATCGTCGGTCAGCCGATGCTGGCGCACAAAGGCGTTCACGAAGGTCACGTTGCCGCCGAAGTTATCTCCGGTCTGAAGCACTACTTCGACCCGAAAGTGATCCCGTCCATCGCCTACACCGAGCCAGAAGTTGCCTGGGTTGGTCTGACCGAGAAAGAAGCGAAAGAAAAAGGCATCAGCTACGAAACTGCCACCTTCCCGTGGGCAGCCTCTGGCCGTGCGATCGCTTCTGATTGCGCAGACGGTATGACCAAACTGATCTTCGACAAAGAGAGCCACCGTGTTATCGGCGGCGCGATTGTCGGCACCAACGGCGGCGAGCTGCTGGGTGAAATCGGTCTGGCTATCGAAATGGGTTGTGACGCAGAAGACATCGCGCTGACCATCCACGCCCACCCGACTCTGCACGAGTCCGTTGGCCTGGCGGCAGAAGTCTTCGAAGGTAGCATCACCGATCTGCCGAACCCGAAAGCGAAGAAAAAGTAA